A single genomic interval of Armigeres subalbatus isolate Guangzhou_Male chromosome 1, GZ_Asu_2, whole genome shotgun sequence harbors:
- the LOC134206594 gene encoding uncharacterized protein K02A2.6-like, with translation MSGGKYVRAPGYKDISEYNDYLIDDMWADESDIEGQEERQDDYSGGDSDDSSGFGGVYDNVEESTAEAADECKPWVPINQCGDLTRCLVRLKTAGILEKVRLCGYSSEDQDRFVRAQLLKGMRNKDLVKTARTFGYETLFVEQSATREEAYTAETAQSDPNQAFAVAQHHVRAPGKSQQRKRKNEEADDRWIDSKRRAMVERRKRGMGRRSRCPKCNRLFHKFGSCPAINVNCNTCGERGHFAIVCRRKIANQLRAERDNSPGWRMDENDEKEINAISLADTLIHCHVGKSKPIRFMIDSGADVNTIGGDDWINLKREFLSGSAMLEPIKMTNDGGICSYASAKPISVKGAFKAVIEVVGHSKPSILAVFYVVDQGSRSLLGRSTASDLRLLKVDLSVNSCEKTFPKVPGVRVKFSVDPSVTPAKNAYYNVPAAYKESARARLSEMENQGIIERVTSAPDWISGMSAVAKGKNDFRLVVNMKAPNRAIKREYYRLPSLDEMRTKLHGAKYFTKRDLSNAFYHLELHEQSRDLTTFLTENGMFRFTRLMFGVICAPEIFQREMSRLLLGEENVIVYIDDILMFADNFDQLRGTVARVLRILRANHLTLNSAKCEFDKKRIRWLGHELDEKGFNIDEDKVKDIRRFRQPNTVSELRSFLGLASFVSPYIRGFADIANLLWALTNSSNADPSSRLYEGVDDPFEDGVSPWELASLEVNRIEFLTEKDIADATVKDKQLTEVIDAVETGVWPKHLKQFQVLGNDLTTREGLLIKTGWAVIPESIRQETLAVAHSGHPSTAKVKNILRERVWWPGMTKDAEAWVTSCGVCATNGRPEWPTPMTRVFAPQTVWETIGIDFNGPYNKFGGVSILVLVDYRSRYVIAKPVRSTSFAHTRKILDEIFEKEGYPQTIKSDNGPPFNGDEYKMYCSERGINATFSTPLYPQQNGLAESCMKLVNKAMSAASASGTPYEDELSAAVQAYNAATHSVTGVPPEEVMTGRKIRRRLPLLCRGKVNFDDNLLNAKDLKSKTEA, from the exons ATGTCTGGAGGAAAGTATGTACGTGCGCCCGGTTACAAGGATATCTCGGAATATAACGATTATCTTATCGACGACATGTGGGCTGACGAGTCAGATATCGAAGGACAGGAAGAAAGACAAGATGATTACAGTGGTGGAGATAGCGACGACAGCTCTGGCTTCGGCGGTGTATACGACAACGTTGAGGAATCAACTGCTGAGGCGGCCGATGAA TGCAAGCCGTGGGTTCCAATCAACCAATGTGGGGATCTAACACGGTGCCTCGTCAGACTGAAGACAGCTGGAATACTGGAAAAAGTTCGTCTATGCGGTTATAGTAGCGAAGATCAGGACCGGTTCGTACGGGCGCAACTATTGAAAGGAATGCGGAACAAAGATTTGGTAAAAACTGCACGAACTTTTGGTTATGAGACCCTTTTCGTTGAACAATCTGCTACCCGCGAGGAGGCATACACTGCTGAAACGGCACAATCGGATCCCAATCAAGCATTCGCAGTAGCCCAGCATCATGTCCGAGCACCTGGAAAATCACAGCAACGGAAGCGAAAGAACGAAGAAGCGGATGATAGGTGGATCGACTCGAAAAGACGCGCGATGGTCGAACGCAGGAAACGAGGAATGGGACGTCGATCACGGTGCCCTAAGTGTAACCGTCTTTTTCACAAATTCGGATCATGCCCGGCAATCAACGTTAACTGCAACACTTGCGGTGAACGGGGACATTTTGCTATAGTATGTCGAAGGAAAATTGCCAACCAGTTACGCGCGGAGCGGGATAATTCACCAGGCTGGAGAATGGATGAAAACGACGAAAAG GAAATAAACGCAATTTCGTTGGCAGACACTTTAATACATTGTCATGTAGGAAAGTCAAAACCGATtcgttttatgattgattcCGGGGCGGATGTCAACACGATAGGTGGAGATGACTGGATAAACCTCAAACGTGAATTTCTGTCAGGAAGCGCTATGCTGGAGCCCATTAAAATGACAAATGATGGTGGCATTTGCTCGTATGCCTCTGCAAAACCCATCTCTGTAAAGGGTGCTTTTAAAGCTGTAATTGAGGTAGTAGGACACAGCAAGCCTTCGATACTAGCGGTGTTTTATGTCGTTGATCAAGGATCCCGTTCGCTGTTAGGCCGCTCCACGGCTAGCGACTTAAGGCTGCTTAAAGTTGATCTAAGCGTCAATAGCTGCGAAAAAACGTTCCCCAAAGTTCCAGGAGTTCGGGTTAAATTCAGTGTTGATCCATCCGTAACTCCGGCAAAAAATGCGTATTACAATGTACCAGCAGCGTACAAAGAGAGCGCAAGAGCTCGGCTTTCAGAGATGGAAAATCAAGGGATCATCGAACGTGTGACATCGGCCCCTGACTGGATCAGCGGCATGTCGGCAGTGGCTAAAGGAAAAAACGATTTCCGACTTGTCGTTAACATGAAGGCACCGAACCGTGCAATCAAAAGAGAGTACTATCGCTTACCATCATTGGACGAAATGAGAACCAAACTCCACGGGGCAAAGTACTTTACGAAGCGTGATTTGTCCAATGCGTTTTACCATTTGGAGCTCCACGAACAATCCAGGGACCTCACCACTTTCTTGACTGAAAATGGCATGTTTCGATTCACGCGCCTGATGTTCGGAGTGATCTGCGCCCCGGAAATCTTCCAGCGGGAGATGTCAAGACTACTCTTAGGAGAGGAGAACGTCATAGTGTATATTGACGACATCCTTATGTTTGCTGATAACTTTGATCAACTTCGCGGAACTGTAGCTCGTGTGTTGAGGATTCTTAGAGCAAATCATTTGACGTTGAACTCTGCGAAATGTGAATTCGATAAAAAGCGTATAAGATGGCTTGGGCACGAACTCGATGAAAAGGGGTTTAATATCGACGAGGATAAGGTAAAGGATATACGTAGGTTTCGACAACCGAACACCGTATCCGAGCTACGAAGCTTCCTGGGACTAGCTTCCTTTGTAAGCCCATACATCCGAGGCTTTGCCGACATAGCAAACCTGCTGTGGGCACTCACGAACAGCTCGAACG ctgaTCCTTCTTCGCGGCTGTATGAAGGCGTGGATGACCCGTTCGAAGACGGCGTTAGCCCTTGGGAGCTTGCTTCCCTGGAAGTGAACAGAATCGAATTTTTAACCGAGAAGGACATTGCAGACGCCACTGTCAAAGATAAACAGCTTACCGAGGTAATAGATGCCGTGGAAACGGGCGTTTGGCCGAAGCACTTGAAGCAGTTTCAGGTGCTAGGGAATGATTTAACCACACGAGAAGGACTGTTGATTAAAACGGGTTGGGCGGTCATACCTGAGAGTATCCGACAGGAAACTTTGGCGGTAGCTCATTCAGGCCATCCATCGACTGCAAAGGTTAAGAATATTCTCAGAGAACGTGTATGGTGGCCTGGAATGACGAAGGACGCTGAAGCTTGGGTAACATCTTGTGGTGTTTGTGCAACTAACGGAAGGCCCGAATGGCCAACACCCATGACTCGTGTGTTTGCCCCACAAACTGTATGGGAGACCATTGGCATAGATTTCAATGGTCCCTATAACAAATTTGGCGGAGTTTCTATTCTAGTTTTAGTGGACTATCGTTCACGATACGTTATCGCTAAGCCCGTGAGATCGACAAGTTTCGCGCATACCCGAAAAATCTTggacgaaatttttgaaaaggaAGGCTATCCTCAGACTATAAAATCGGATAATGGGCCTCCATTTAACGGAGATGAATATAAGATGTACTGCTCAGAGCGTGGCATCAATGCAACTTTCTCCACGCCGTTATATCCCCAACAGAACGGGTTGGCTGAGAGTTGCATGAAGTTGGTGAATAAAGCAATGAGTGCCGCTTCTGCTAGTGGAACACCCTATGAAGATGAACTAAGTGCAGCCGTCCAAGCGTATAACGCAGCTACTCACTCCGTTACCGGAGTACCACCGGAAGAGGTGATGACGGGTCGGAAAATAAGGCGTAGACTACCGCTTCTATGCCGTGGAAAGGTTAATTTCGATGATAACCTGCTTAATGCTAAAGATCTGAAGTCGAAAACAGAGGCCTAA